Proteins from a single region of Acidianus ambivalens:
- a CDS encoding biotin/lipoyl-containing protein codes for MKLYRVYSETGDTYLMAVDSKGNVDKIKTEANEFEIEYLGKGTRDNEYLFKVNGEIHHVFVDNGYVFVDNASVFKLERATELPTKEGESVEEMIKGREGEVISPLQGRVVSIRVKEGDAVNKGQPLLSIEAMKSETIISAPVAGVVEKILVKQGQGVKKGDTLVIIK; via the coding sequence ATGAAATTATACAGAGTCTATTCCGAGACTGGAGATACTTACTTGATGGCAGTTGATAGCAAAGGCAACGTTGATAAGATAAAAACTGAAGCTAACGAGTTTGAGATAGAGTATTTAGGAAAAGGTACTAGAGATAACGAGTACTTGTTTAAGGTCAATGGCGAAATTCATCACGTATTTGTAGATAATGGATATGTCTTTGTTGACAACGCTAGTGTATTTAAGTTAGAGAGAGCTACAGAATTGCCAACTAAGGAAGGTGAATCAGTTGAGGAAATGATTAAAGGAAGAGAAGGAGAGGTTATTTCACCATTACAAGGAAGGGTTGTTAGTATAAGAGTTAAAGAAGGTGATGCAGTGAACAAAGGTCAGCCCTTGTTGTCTATTGAGGCAATGAAATCTGAAACTATAATTTCTGCTCCTGTTGCAGGAGTTGTAGAGAAAATCCTAGTTAAGCAAGGTCAAGGAGTA
- a CDS encoding acetyl-CoA carboxylase biotin carboxylase subunit: MPPFGKVLVANRGEIAVRVMKAIKEMGMKAVAVYSEADKYALHVKYADEAYYIGKAPALDSYLNIDHIIDAAEKAHADAVHPGYGFLSENADFAAAVEKAGMTFIGPSSDVMNKIKDKLDGKRVAKMAGVPIAPGSDGPVSSLDEALKIAEKIGYPIMVKAASGGAGVGITRVDSPDQLVEVWERNKRLAYQAFGKADLYIEKYAVNPRHIEFQLIGDKYGDYVVAWERECTIQRRNQKLIEEAPSPALKMEEREKMFEPIIKFGQIIHYFTMGTFETAFSDVTREFYFLELNKRLQVEHPTTELIFRIDLVKLQILLAAGEHLPFTQEELNKRVRGAAIEYRINAEDPLNNFTGSSGYITYYKEPTGPGVRVDSGVEAGSWVPPFYDSLISKLIVYGENRAYAIQAGIRALNDYKIGGVKTTIELYKWIMRDPDFQEGRFSTSYIAQKTEQFTKYLRQQEELRAALALEIQSRGLNRQGATPVTTSQRQPKSAWKTYGLVSQASSRVMW; this comes from the coding sequence ATGCCTCCTTTTGGAAAAGTCCTCGTTGCGAATAGAGGAGAGATTGCAGTCAGAGTAATGAAGGCAATAAAAGAAATGGGGATGAAAGCGGTTGCAGTTTACTCCGAAGCCGACAAGTACGCTTTACATGTTAAATACGCAGATGAAGCTTATTACATAGGTAAAGCCCCAGCTCTTGATAGTTATTTAAATATCGATCATATTATCGATGCCGCAGAGAAAGCTCACGCAGATGCAGTACATCCTGGTTACGGTTTTCTTTCAGAGAACGCAGACTTTGCTGCGGCAGTGGAAAAAGCAGGAATGACTTTCATAGGTCCCTCCTCAGATGTTATGAATAAGATAAAGGACAAACTTGACGGAAAAAGAGTTGCAAAAATGGCTGGAGTACCTATAGCTCCTGGCTCCGATGGTCCGGTTAGTTCGTTAGATGAGGCACTAAAGATTGCAGAAAAAATTGGTTATCCAATAATGGTAAAGGCTGCAAGCGGCGGTGCAGGAGTTGGAATAACTAGAGTAGATAGTCCCGACCAACTAGTTGAAGTGTGGGAAAGAAACAAAAGATTGGCTTATCAAGCTTTTGGAAAAGCGGATCTTTATATAGAAAAATATGCTGTAAACCCAAGACATATAGAATTTCAGTTAATAGGCGATAAATATGGTGATTATGTAGTAGCTTGGGAAAGAGAATGCACAATCCAAAGAAGAAACCAGAAATTAATAGAAGAGGCACCTTCTCCTGCATTAAAAATGGAAGAAAGGGAAAAAATGTTTGAACCAATAATAAAGTTCGGTCAAATAATTCACTACTTTACAATGGGCACGTTTGAAACAGCGTTTTCTGACGTTACTAGGGAGTTCTATTTCTTAGAGTTAAACAAGAGATTACAAGTAGAGCATCCTACCACTGAGTTAATTTTTAGAATAGATTTAGTTAAGCTTCAAATACTCCTTGCTGCAGGAGAACATTTACCTTTTACACAAGAAGAACTTAATAAGAGAGTAAGAGGCGCAGCAATAGAATATAGAATAAATGCAGAAGATCCTTTGAATAATTTCACGGGCAGTTCTGGTTATATTACTTATTATAAGGAACCTACTGGTCCAGGAGTCAGAGTAGATAGCGGAGTTGAAGCAGGAAGCTGGGTTCCGCCCTTTTACGATTCCCTTATATCTAAATTAATAGTATACGGCGAAAATAGGGCTTACGCTATTCAGGCTGGAATAAGAGCTTTGAATGATTATAAGATAGGTGGCGTAAAGACGACTATTGAGCTTTACAAATGGATCATGAGGGATCCTGACTTTCAAGAAGGAAGATTCTCTACATCATATATTGCACAAAAAACTGAACAATTTACAAAGTATTTGAGACAACAAGAGGAGTTGAGGGCTGCGTTAGCATTAGAAATCCAGAGCAGGGGACTAAATAGACAAGGAGCAACTCCAGTTACAACTTCGCAAAGGCAACCTAAATCTGCATGGAAGACTTACGGTTTGGTTTCTCAAGCCTCTTCGAGGGTGATGTGGTAA